One Streptomyces sp. B21-105 genomic region harbors:
- a CDS encoding sugar ABC transporter substrate-binding protein, which translates to MRNTRRTLVAAIAALGTLTSVAACGGGDSGSSASGSGGAGGTYTFWDPYPQFDASSDWGKLVTKCGTDAGVKIKRTAMDTTDLGNKALLAAQQGNAPDVMLVDNPVVSTLVEAGIVNKTSDLGLDTKSIQQNILGAGTIEGASYGVPIGANTLALYYNKKVLSAAGVDPAAIKDWNSLTAALKKVESAGKKGITFSAIGTEEGSFQFLPWFWGAGADLTELDSAKGAAALSLWKGWVDDGLAPKDVLQNTQTTSWQEFATGDYAFGENGTWQLGNAAKAGFDYGVINIPAQNGGSAPVPTGGEFVTVPVQKDTARYDVSKKIVTCLTSDANLLSTDTTLAYVAPTAAVQAEQVKANPALKPWVDAVAAARGRTSGGLGTKYPTISQPLWTAVQAALSGGQSPQAALDAAQQAADKAGD; encoded by the coding sequence GTGAGAAACACCCGCCGCACCCTGGTCGCCGCGATCGCCGCCCTCGGCACCCTCACCTCCGTCGCCGCCTGCGGCGGAGGCGATTCCGGCTCCTCCGCCTCCGGATCCGGCGGCGCCGGCGGGACGTACACGTTCTGGGACCCCTACCCGCAGTTCGACGCCTCCTCGGACTGGGGCAAGCTCGTCACCAAGTGCGGCACGGACGCCGGCGTCAAGATCAAGCGCACCGCCATGGACACCACGGACCTGGGCAACAAGGCGCTGCTCGCCGCCCAGCAGGGCAACGCGCCCGACGTGATGCTGGTGGACAACCCGGTCGTCTCCACGCTGGTGGAGGCGGGCATCGTCAACAAGACGAGCGATCTGGGCCTGGACACGAAGTCGATCCAGCAGAACATCCTCGGCGCCGGCACCATCGAGGGCGCCTCCTACGGCGTCCCGATCGGCGCGAACACGCTCGCCCTCTACTACAACAAGAAGGTGCTCTCCGCCGCCGGCGTCGACCCCGCCGCCATCAAGGACTGGAACTCGCTGACGGCGGCCCTGAAGAAGGTCGAGTCGGCCGGGAAGAAGGGCATCACGTTCTCCGCGATCGGCACGGAGGAGGGCAGTTTCCAGTTCCTGCCGTGGTTCTGGGGCGCCGGCGCCGACCTCACCGAGCTCGACTCGGCGAAGGGCGCCGCCGCGCTGTCGCTGTGGAAGGGCTGGGTCGACGACGGGCTCGCCCCCAAGGACGTCCTGCAGAACACCCAGACCACCAGCTGGCAGGAGTTCGCCACCGGCGACTACGCGTTCGGCGAGAACGGCACCTGGCAGCTCGGCAACGCGGCGAAGGCAGGCTTCGATTACGGCGTCATCAACATTCCGGCGCAGAACGGGGGTTCGGCACCGGTGCCGACCGGCGGCGAGTTCGTCACCGTGCCCGTGCAGAAGGACACCGCGCGCTACGACGTCAGCAAGAAGATCGTCACCTGTCTGACCAGCGACGCCAACCTGCTGTCCACGGACACCACCCTGGCGTACGTGGCGCCCACCGCGGCGGTGCAGGCCGAGCAGGTCAAGGCGAACCCCGCGCTCAAGCCGTGGGTCGACGCCGTGGCCGCGGCACGCGGGCGCACCAGCGGCGGCCTGGGCACCAAGTACCCGACCATCTCCCAGCCCCTGTGGACCGCCGTCCAGGCCGCCCTGTCCGGCGGCCAGAGCCCGCAGGCCGCCCTCGACGCCGCCCAGCAGGCCGCCGACAAAGCGGGCGACTGA
- a CDS encoding carbohydrate ABC transporter permease yields MTTARVDRRPQRSPVRAGATGAGQRTDAPALRRRQRRRSRLTALAFLAPLVVYLAAFYLYPLYRNLDLSLRDYTVRSFVAGDAPFSGLDNFRTVLDDPTFGPALRHTMIFTFVSIAFQYAAGLALAVFFNRHFRLAGTLRALFLIPWLLPLIVSASTWSWMFNSESGVLNHALHLVGVGPVDWLTSPDWALTSVIVANIWIGIPFNLVILYSGLQNIPGELYEAAALDGAGAWQQFRRITFPLLRPVSAITLLLGLVYTLKVFDLIWIMTKGGPGDASSTLATWSYQLGFGTLLPKFGPGAAVGNILILIALAFGLLYIRVQRRQHA; encoded by the coding sequence ATGACCACCGCCCGCGTCGACCGCCGCCCGCAGCGGTCCCCGGTCAGGGCCGGGGCGACCGGCGCCGGACAACGGACGGACGCCCCGGCACTGCGGCGCCGGCAGCGCCGCAGGAGCCGGTTGACGGCCCTGGCGTTCCTCGCGCCCCTGGTCGTCTACCTCGCCGCGTTCTACCTCTATCCGCTCTACCGCAACCTCGACCTGAGTCTGCGCGACTACACCGTCCGGTCGTTCGTGGCGGGCGACGCGCCCTTCTCCGGGCTGGACAACTTCCGGACGGTCCTGGACGATCCCACGTTCGGCCCGGCGCTGCGCCACACCATGATCTTCACGTTCGTGTCGATCGCCTTCCAGTACGCGGCCGGGCTCGCCCTCGCCGTCTTCTTCAACCGCCACTTCCGCCTCGCCGGCACCCTCAGAGCGCTGTTCCTGATCCCGTGGCTGCTGCCGCTGATCGTGTCGGCGTCGACCTGGTCGTGGATGTTCAACAGCGAGTCCGGGGTGCTGAACCACGCACTCCACCTGGTGGGCGTCGGACCGGTCGACTGGCTCACCTCGCCCGACTGGGCGCTGACCTCGGTCATCGTCGCCAACATCTGGATCGGCATCCCGTTCAACCTCGTCATCCTCTACAGCGGACTGCAGAACATCCCCGGCGAGCTGTACGAGGCGGCGGCGCTGGACGGGGCGGGCGCCTGGCAGCAGTTCCGGCGCATCACCTTCCCGCTGCTGCGCCCGGTGTCGGCGATCACCCTGCTCCTCGGACTCGTCTACACACTCAAGGTGTTCGACCTGATCTGGATCATGACCAAGGGCGGCCCCGGCGACGCCTCGTCCACCCTGGCCACCTGGTCCTACCAGCTCGGATTCGGCACGCTGCTGCCCAAGTTCGGGCCCGGGGCCGCCGTCGGCAACATCCTCATCCTCATCGCCCTCGCCTTCGGGCTGCTGTACATCCGCGTCCAGAGGAGGCAGCACGCATGA
- a CDS encoding carbohydrate ABC transporter permease: MTAAHRPARRSRLYTAIGVLLTAVMLFPVYWMLNVSLTPQQDMRKSPPDLLPLHPTFEGYRAVLDDQLPYLGTSLLIGLGTVALTLLLAAPAGYALAKLRPLGGGALGLFLLIAQMIPGIVMAMGFYGIYLDLGLLNSWWGLIIADSTIAVPFGVMIFTAFVSGIPGELIAASRIDGAGTFRTFWSIVLPVSRNALVTVSLFSFLWAWSDFVFANTLDSGGDWRPITLGIYHYIGNNNQEWNAIMATAVVASLPAAVLLVLAQRYVAAGVTAGAVKD, from the coding sequence ATGACCGCCGCCCACCGCCCCGCCAGGCGCTCGCGTCTGTACACCGCCATCGGCGTCCTGCTCACCGCCGTCATGCTGTTCCCGGTGTACTGGATGCTCAACGTGTCCCTCACCCCGCAGCAGGACATGCGCAAGAGCCCGCCCGACCTGCTGCCCCTGCACCCCACCTTCGAGGGCTACCGGGCCGTCCTCGACGACCAGCTGCCCTACCTCGGCACCAGCCTGCTCATCGGCCTCGGCACGGTCGCTCTCACCCTCCTGCTCGCGGCCCCGGCCGGCTACGCGCTGGCCAAGCTCCGGCCGCTCGGCGGCGGCGCCCTCGGCCTGTTCCTGCTGATAGCCCAGATGATCCCCGGCATCGTCATGGCCATGGGCTTCTACGGCATCTACCTCGACCTGGGCCTGCTCAACTCCTGGTGGGGACTGATCATCGCCGACTCCACCATCGCCGTGCCGTTCGGCGTCATGATCTTCACCGCGTTCGTGTCGGGCATCCCCGGCGAACTGATCGCCGCCTCCCGCATCGACGGCGCCGGCACCTTCCGCACGTTCTGGTCGATCGTCCTGCCCGTCAGCCGCAACGCGCTCGTGACCGTCTCCCTCTTCAGCTTCCTGTGGGCCTGGTCCGACTTCGTCTTCGCCAACACCCTGGACAGCGGCGGCGACTGGCGCCCCATCACGCTCGGCATCTACCACTACATCGGCAACAACAACCAGGAATGGAACGCGATCATGGCGACGGCCGTCGTCGCGTCCCTTCCCGCGGCCGTGCTGCTCGTCCTCGCCCAGCGCTATGTGGCCGCAGGCGTCACCGCAGGCGCGGTCAAGGACTGA
- a CDS encoding cupin domain-containing protein — protein sequence MSDAPDTPGADSAPLRTPSPDDPTPAPVAGILCDVLELSGRPPATSGALWKLAESGRQLDANLVRVPAGRCVPAHMEPELDVLLLVVAGDGILGTPDGPEPLAEGKLVWLPRGSTRSITAHGEGLSYLTVHRRRPGMQIHSRPPGHQAPPPTG from the coding sequence ATGAGTGACGCCCCCGACACCCCCGGAGCGGACAGCGCCCCTCTCCGGACTCCCTCACCGGACGACCCGACGCCGGCGCCCGTCGCGGGGATCCTGTGCGACGTCCTGGAGCTGTCCGGACGTCCCCCGGCCACCTCCGGCGCCCTGTGGAAGCTCGCCGAGTCCGGACGCCAGCTCGACGCCAACCTCGTGCGTGTTCCGGCCGGCCGATGCGTCCCCGCCCACATGGAGCCGGAACTGGACGTCCTTCTCCTCGTCGTCGCCGGCGACGGCATCCTCGGCACGCCCGACGGGCCGGAGCCCCTCGCCGAGGGCAAGCTCGTCTGGCTGCCGAGGGGATCCACCCGCAGCATCACGGCGCACGGCGAGGGGCTTTCCTACCTCACCGTCCACCGACGCCGCCCGGGCATGCAGATCCACTCCCGCCCACCCGGCCACCAGGCCCCACCCCCGACCGGCTGA